In Procambarus clarkii isolate CNS0578487 chromosome 58, FALCON_Pclarkii_2.0, whole genome shotgun sequence, one genomic interval encodes:
- the LOC138353592 gene encoding involucrin-like, translating into MLHIPSFSSNPFDEHNDEHNDEHDDEDDDEDDDDEDDDIEALPNTRQHTLVIYFRRILPTRAIKGFKLTKFSYSEHKVASSTGYGVSVWGEQVCQCEVGSCEVGHCEVGQCEVGQCEVGQCEVGQCEVGQCEVGQCEVGQCEVGQCEVGQCEVGQCEVGQCEVGQCEVGHCEVGQCEVGQCEVGQCEVGQCEVGQCEVGSCEVGSCEVGSCEVGQCEVGQCEVGQCECEVSQCEVGQCEVGQCDVGQCEVGQCEVGQCEVGQCEVGQCEVGQCEVGQCEVGQCEVGQCEVGQCEVGQCEVGQCEVGQCEVGQCEVGQCEVGQCEVGQCEVGQCEVDAGNRWQLRAIALPSTYKFPFK; encoded by the exons ATGCTACACATACCTTCATTTTCCTCGAATCCCTTTGATGAGCATAATGATGAGCATAATGATGAGcatgatgatgaggatgatgatgaggatgatgatgatgaggatgatgataTTGAAGCTCTCCCCAACACGAGACAACACACCCTTGTTATA TACTTCCGCAGAATCCTTCCTACTCGCGCCATCAAAGGTTTCAAACTTACCAA attcagctactcggaacacaaagttgcaagtagcacgggctatg GTGTGTCAGTGTGGGGTGAGCAGGTGTGTCAGTGTGAGGTGGGCTCGTGTGAGGTGGGTCATTGTGAGGTGGGTCAGTGTGAGGTGGGTCAGTGTGAGGTGGGTCAGTGTGAGGTGGGTCAGTGTGAGGTGGGTCAGTGTGAGGTGGGTCAGTGTGAGGTGGGTCAGTGTGAGGTGGGTCAGTGTGAAGTGGGTCAGTGTGAGGTGGGTCAGTGTGAGGTGGGTCAGTGTGAGGTGGGTCAGTGTGAGGTGGGTCATTGTGAGGTGGGTCAGTGTGAGGTGGGTCAGTGTGAGGTGGGTCAGTGTGAGGTGGGTCAGTGTGAGGTGGGTCAGTGTGAGGTGGGCTCGTGTGAGGTGGGCTCGTGTGAGGTGGGCTCGTGTGAGGTGGGTCAGTGTGAGGTGGGTCAGTGTGAGGTGGGTCAGTGTGAG TGTGAGGTGAGTCAGTGTGAGGTGGGTCAGTGTGAGGTGGGTCAGTGTGATGTGGGTCAGTGTGAGGTGGGTCAGTGTGAGGTGGGTCAGTGTGAGGTGGGTCAGTGTGAGGTGGGTCAGTGTGAGGTGGGTCAGTGTGAGGTGGGTCAGTGTGAGGTGGGTCAGTGTGAGGTGGGTCAGTGTGAGGTGGGTCAGTGTGAGGTGGGTCAGTGTGAGGTGGGTCAGTGTGAGGTGGGTCAGTGTGAGGTGGGTCAGTGTGAGGTGGGTCAGTGTGAGGTGGGTCAGTGTGAGGTGGGTCAGTGTGAGGTGGGTCAGTGTGAGGTGGACGCTGGTAATCGTTGGCAACTGCGCGCCATTGCGCTACCCTCTACATATAAATTTCCCTTTAAATAA
- the LOC138353478 gene encoding potassium voltage-gated channel protein Shal has protein sequence MASVAAWLPFARAAAIGWVPIANNPLPAPPIPKDKRRPDDEKLLINVSGRRFETWRNTLEKYPDTLLGSNEREFFYDEETKEYFFDRDPDIFRHILNYYRTGKLHYPKHECLTSYDEELAFFGIIPDVIGDCCYEDYRDRKRENAERLLDDKLSESGEQDKYVYRTIRERMWRAFENPHTSTAALVFYYVTGFFIAVSVMANVVETVPCGRLPGKKESQPCGERYKIIFFCGDTACVMIFTAEYLLRMFAAPDRCKFVRSVMSIIDVVAILPYYIGLGITDNDDVSGAFVTLRVFRVFRIFKFSRHSQGLRILGYTLKSCASELGFLVFSLAMAIIIFATVMFYAEKNVDDTTFTSIPSAFWYTIVTMTTLG, from the coding sequence ATGGCCTCGGTGGCCGCTTGGTTGCCCTTCGCTCGAGCAGCTGCCATCGGATGGGTTCCCATCGCCAACAACCCATTGCCGGCGCCGCCCATCCCCAAGGATAAGCGGCGCCCCGATGATGAGAAGTTGCTGATCAATGTGTCGGGCCGGCGGTTCGAGACGTGGCGGAACACACTGGAGAAGTACCCCGACACGCTCCTCGGCTCCAACGAGAGGGAATTCTTCTACGACGAGGAAACCAAAGAATATTTCTTCGACCGAGACCCTGATATATTTCGGCACATTCTCAACTATTACCGCACGGGGAAGCTCCACTACCCGAAGCACGAGTGCCTCACTAGCTACGACGAGGAGCTCGCCTTCTTTGGCATCATTCCCGACGTGATTGGCGACTGTTGTTACGAAGATTATCGTGACCGCAAACGCGAAAATGCCGAGAGGCTTTTGGACGACAAACTCTCTGAAAGTGGAGAGCAAGACAAATATGTTTATCGTACAATACGTGAGCGAATGTGGCGGGCATTTGAAAATCCCCACACGTCGACGGCAGCGTTAGTGTTTTATTACGTGACTGGATTTTTCATTGCGGTGTCTGTGATGGccaatgtggtggagacagtgccgtGTGGACGCCTACCTGGGAAGAAGGAGTCTCAGCCTTGCGGTGAACGCTACAAAATCATATTTTTCTGCGGTGACACGGCGTGCGTGATGATCTTCACTGCAGAGTACCTTCTGCGTATGTTTGCCGCGCCCGACCGCTGTAAATTTGTGCGATCTGTTATGTCCATCATCGACGTGGTGGCCATTCTGCCCTACTATATCGGGCTGGGCATCACCGATAACGACGATGTCTCGGGAGCCTTCGTCACCCTTAGAGTGTTTCGTGTGTTCAGGATCTTTAAGTTCTCGCGTCACTCCCAGGGCCTGCGGATCCTAGGCTACACGCTCAAGTCGTGTGCCTCGGAGCTTGGGTTCCTGGTCTTCTCACTGGCCATGGCCATCATCATTTTCGCCACTGTCATGTTCTACGCGGAAAAGAACGTCGATgacaccaccttcacctccatcCCGTCAGCCTTCTGGTATACAATTGTCACCATGACGACGTTGGGGTAA